The DNA region ACCTCAGATAGTAATAATTACCTTGAGCCCCGTTAGAAACGGGGACTATCATACAGAATAATAACCATCAATCCTTTATGCGTGTATATTAAGGAGTTTCTAACGGGGTGAGCACATTAAAAGCCGTATTTTTTGACATAGACGACACCTTATATTCCACGTCTCTTTTTGCCTCGCGCGCCCGGCATAATTCCATCAGGGCTATGATGGCCCTGGGCCTTGATTTCCCAGAAAAGGCGTTGGTCCGTGAACTGGAGGAGGTCATCCGGGAATTCTCCTCTAACTACGACCGGCATTTTGATAAACTGCTCCTGCGCATCCCGAAGCGCGCCTATGACGGCGTAAATCCGGCTACCCTGGTGGCTGGGGCGGTCATTGCCTACCACGAAACCAAATCCCGCGAGTTGCTTCCTTTCCCAGATGTCGCGGCAGCGCTCAAGGCGCTGGCCCGGACCGGTGGCGCCGAAGCGCCATGGTGCCCTAATGGCACCACCTTGATTCGGGGTGTGATTACCGACGGACTATCGGTCAAGCAGTCCGAGAAACTCATCCGGCTCAAACTCTATCACCTCTTTACCCCCGGCGCTATATTTATATCTGATGATATCGGTATCAGCAAGCCCAATATCAAACTCTATCAGCGGGTTTGTACCGAGCTCAATCTCGCGCCTGATGAGGTGATGTATGTGGGCGACGACCCGGTCAACGACATTGACCCGGCTAAGGCGCTGGGAATGATAACCGTTTT from Planctomycetota bacterium includes:
- a CDS encoding HAD-IA family hydrolase, which produces MSTLKAVFFDIDDTLYSTSLFASRARHNSIRAMMALGLDFPEKALVRELEEVIREFSSNYDRHFDKLLLRIPKRAYDGVNPATLVAGAVIAYHETKSRELLPFPDVAAALKALARTGGAEAPWCPNGTTLIRGVITDGLSVKQSEKLIRLKLYHLFTPGAIFISDDIGISKPNIKLYQRVCTELNLAPDEVMYVGDDPVNDIDPAKALGMITVLMKRGGKYQIRHGKLRPDYQSDNFRQLLKIVNKLIK